One part of the Panulirus ornatus isolate Po-2019 chromosome 73, ASM3632096v1, whole genome shotgun sequence genome encodes these proteins:
- the LOC139748165 gene encoding uncharacterized protein isoform X1: protein MPSTLFATHSPPSPSLSPPTQRTTPSTSPFSQRTPPLTTPPSTPPGKAPTPPPTGYSYPTKEEAEEEIRLKRKACAVCGDLARSLHFGGLACDSCKAFFRRAVLNNAFADFVCGKNHHCTITVASRRSCQACRFAGCLRAGMEVSLAKREDEASGRAFLPPLDHHRRLERLASIRSHERLHTQNPIYGKNVHAASSYAGHLVGGASLAKGPPSLALGHGDSSLGSWEGPLRGLAQTPSTVLRQVKYSQARGLKPWGAFVDRHTPNGGYDSAMNTRHAAFRDALSTSHSPTAFHHHPSASHGVTTVPSPSVSHTSLKSRHHDLTIRRTPTANPSRANHTPRVDPSPSSVPHASARSLSPCRRSLVAPWPTMQQPDPTAAEEHPEGSSGGGTNPSASGISRLHSAGDPALSCRVVTPKFQEGLEGGLEAHLGHSDHTEVRDPALSCRVVTPKFQEGLEGGLEAHLGHSDHTEVRDPALSCRVVTPTFQEGLEANLEAHLGHRDHTEIRELQKSYSSTFDAKSLPVGEGMIRSEELSKLYTCFIQRRARFLVSTPLYRSLAESDRLKLLHVAVAMSTYFTGAHLIDIKDYTWKNRNGSDEKTYPVMSASTIRQFLSHEQFVYVMRFYTTYSPVFSDQTVAILMQVLSLFYPEPGLADPNAAEQGRLHYVTLLSRYLRATYGPQAGPERLRTLISSQQEARQLVDLLQHVELTPQVPRHDGVDAQRILMEGIRLVCDRARESLVNGLRERHEGLLSNGPTSYDRRTRKTSDPVNTSSVQDAERLDFIEKTFTRLANCEDPYILAEARRILPADLIRRFFQQLQCTSAPRT from the exons ATGCCCTCGACGCTCTTCGCGACGCACTCCCCCCCAtcgccctccctctccccgccgACGCAACGTACCACGCCCTCCACCTCGCCGTTCTCCCAACGCACCCCGCCGCTCACCACGCCTCCCTCGACGCCGCCCGGTAAGGCCCCTACACCGCCTCCTACAGGGTATTCCTACCCGACGAAGGAGGAAGCGGAAGAAGAAATCCGACTTAAGAGGAAG GCATGTGCGGTGTGTGGGGACCTGGCCCGCTCCCTGCACTTCGGTGGCTTGGCCTGCGACTCTTGCAAGGCCTTCTTCAGGAGAGCCGTGCTGAACAACGCCTTCGCCGACTTCGTGTGCGGGAAGAACCATCACTGTACGATAACTGTGGCGTCACGACGGAGCTGCCAGGCGTGCag GTTTGCGGGTTGCCTGCGCGCCGGGATGGAGGTGTCGCTGGCGAAGAGAGAGGACGAGGCGTCCGGACGCGCCTTTCTGCCGCCGCTCGACCATCATCGCCGTTTGGAAAGACTCGCATCCATCCGTTCTCACGAACGCCTCCATACCCAGAACCCCATCTATGGTAAGAACGTTCACGCTGCGTCGTCTTATGCCGGCCATCTTGTGGGCGGTGCTAGCCTCGCTAAGGGTCCTCCTAGCCTCGCCTTGGGCCATGGGGATAGTAGCCTGGGATCGTGGGAGGGACCGCTTCGCGGGCTCGCCCAGACCCCCAGCACCGTCCTGAGGCAGGTCAAGTACAGCCAGGCGAGAGGCCTTAAGCCGTGGGGTGCGTTTGTGGACAGACACACCCCCAACGGCGGTTATGACAGCGCCATGAACACACGTCATGCAGCGTTCAGGGACGCCCTGTCCACCAGCCACTCTCCCACGGCGTTCCACCACCACCCGTCCGCCAGCCATGGAGTAACGACCGTCCCCAGCCCATCCGTCAGCCATACATCCTTAAAGAGCCGTCACCATGACCTGACCATACGCCGTACTCCTACTGCCAACCCCAGCCGTGCCAACCACACTCCGAGGGTCGATCCAAGCCCTTCGTCAGTCCCCCATGCATCGGCCAGGAGCCTCAGTCCATGTAGGAGAAGCCTTGTGGCACCATGGCCAACGATGCAGCAGCCAGACCCAACCGCCGCCGAAGAACACCCCGAAGGCAGCTCCGGCGGTGGAACAAACCCCTCCGCCTCCGGCATTTCCAGGTTGCATAGTGCTGGAGACCCCGCGTTGTCCTGCAGGGTAGTCACTCCCAAGTTCCAGGAGGGTCTGGAAGGAGGTCTGGAAGCTCACCTTGGGCACAGCGACCACACGGAGGTCAGAGACCCCGCGTTGTCTTGCAGGGTAGTCACTCCCAAGTTCCAGGAGGGTCTGGAAGGAGGTCTGGAAGCTCACCTTGGGCACAGCGACCACACGGAGGTCAGAGACCCCGCGTTGTCTTGCAGGGTAGTCACTCCCACGTTCCAGGAGGGTCTGGAAGCGAATCTGGAGGCTCACCTCGGGCATAGAGACCACACGGAGATCAGAGAGCTCCAGAAATCGTACTCGTCGACGTTCGACGCGAAGTCTCTGCCGGTCGGGGAGGGGATGATCAGATCGGAGGAGCTGAGCAAGCTGTACACCTGCTTCATCCAAAGGAGGGCCAGGTTCCTGGTGAGCACCCCACTCTACAGGAGCCTGGCGGAGAGCGACCGACTGAAGCTCCTGCACGTGGCGGTGGCCATGAGCACCTACTTCACCGGGGCGCACCTCATCGACATCAAGGACTACACGTGGAAGAACCGCAACGGCAGCGACGAGAAGACCTACCCGGTCATGTCGGCCAGCACGATCAGGCAGTTCCTCTCCCACGAACAGTTCGTGTACGTGATGCGCTTCTACACGACCTACTCCCCGGTCTTCTCCGACCAGACGGTGGCCATCCTGATGCAGGTGCTCTCCCTCTTCTACCCGGAGCCAGGGTTGGCGGACCCCAACGCAGCAGAGCAGGGCAGGCTCCACTACGTCACCCTCCTCTCTCGGTACCTGAGGGCCACCTACGGCCCCCAGGCAGGTCCTGAACGACTGAGGACGCTGATCAGCAGCCAGCAGGAAGCCCGCCAACTGGTAGATCTTCTCCAACACGTCGAACTGACGCCCCAGGTGCCAAGACACGACGGGGTAGACGCGCAGAGGATTCTGATGGAAGGGATTCGACTGGTGTGCGACAGGGCGAGAGAAAGCTTGGTAAACGGGTTGAGAGAGAGACACGAAGGTCTTCTAAGCAACGGTCCAACCTCTTACGACAGGAGGACCCGCAAAACCAGCGACCCGGTCAACACGTCATCGGTGCAAGATGCTGAGCGTCTGGATTTCATCGAGAAGACTTTCACCCGTCTGGCCAACTGTGAAGATCCCTACATACTGGCTGAGGCGCGTCGAATCCTCCCGGCTGACCTCATTCGCAGGTTCTTCCAGCAGCTACAGTGTACATCGGCCCCTCGTACGTAA
- the LOC139748165 gene encoding uncharacterized protein isoform X2 — MEVSLAKREDEASGRAFLPPLDHHRRLERLASIRSHERLHTQNPIYGKNVHAASSYAGHLVGGASLAKGPPSLALGHGDSSLGSWEGPLRGLAQTPSTVLRQVKYSQARGLKPWGAFVDRHTPNGGYDSAMNTRHAAFRDALSTSHSPTAFHHHPSASHGVTTVPSPSVSHTSLKSRHHDLTIRRTPTANPSRANHTPRVDPSPSSVPHASARSLSPCRRSLVAPWPTMQQPDPTAAEEHPEGSSGGGTNPSASGISRLHSAGDPALSCRVVTPKFQEGLEGGLEAHLGHSDHTEVRDPALSCRVVTPKFQEGLEGGLEAHLGHSDHTEVRDPALSCRVVTPTFQEGLEANLEAHLGHRDHTEIRELQKSYSSTFDAKSLPVGEGMIRSEELSKLYTCFIQRRARFLVSTPLYRSLAESDRLKLLHVAVAMSTYFTGAHLIDIKDYTWKNRNGSDEKTYPVMSASTIRQFLSHEQFVYVMRFYTTYSPVFSDQTVAILMQVLSLFYPEPGLADPNAAEQGRLHYVTLLSRYLRATYGPQAGPERLRTLISSQQEARQLVDLLQHVELTPQVPRHDGVDAQRILMEGIRLVCDRARESLVNGLRERHEGLLSNGPTSYDRRTRKTSDPVNTSSVQDAERLDFIEKTFTRLANCEDPYILAEARRILPADLIRRFFQQLQCTSAPRT; from the coding sequence ATGGAGGTGTCGCTGGCGAAGAGAGAGGACGAGGCGTCCGGACGCGCCTTTCTGCCGCCGCTCGACCATCATCGCCGTTTGGAAAGACTCGCATCCATCCGTTCTCACGAACGCCTCCATACCCAGAACCCCATCTATGGTAAGAACGTTCACGCTGCGTCGTCTTATGCCGGCCATCTTGTGGGCGGTGCTAGCCTCGCTAAGGGTCCTCCTAGCCTCGCCTTGGGCCATGGGGATAGTAGCCTGGGATCGTGGGAGGGACCGCTTCGCGGGCTCGCCCAGACCCCCAGCACCGTCCTGAGGCAGGTCAAGTACAGCCAGGCGAGAGGCCTTAAGCCGTGGGGTGCGTTTGTGGACAGACACACCCCCAACGGCGGTTATGACAGCGCCATGAACACACGTCATGCAGCGTTCAGGGACGCCCTGTCCACCAGCCACTCTCCCACGGCGTTCCACCACCACCCGTCCGCCAGCCATGGAGTAACGACCGTCCCCAGCCCATCCGTCAGCCATACATCCTTAAAGAGCCGTCACCATGACCTGACCATACGCCGTACTCCTACTGCCAACCCCAGCCGTGCCAACCACACTCCGAGGGTCGATCCAAGCCCTTCGTCAGTCCCCCATGCATCGGCCAGGAGCCTCAGTCCATGTAGGAGAAGCCTTGTGGCACCATGGCCAACGATGCAGCAGCCAGACCCAACCGCCGCCGAAGAACACCCCGAAGGCAGCTCCGGCGGTGGAACAAACCCCTCCGCCTCCGGCATTTCCAGGTTGCATAGTGCTGGAGACCCCGCGTTGTCCTGCAGGGTAGTCACTCCCAAGTTCCAGGAGGGTCTGGAAGGAGGTCTGGAAGCTCACCTTGGGCACAGCGACCACACGGAGGTCAGAGACCCCGCGTTGTCTTGCAGGGTAGTCACTCCCAAGTTCCAGGAGGGTCTGGAAGGAGGTCTGGAAGCTCACCTTGGGCACAGCGACCACACGGAGGTCAGAGACCCCGCGTTGTCTTGCAGGGTAGTCACTCCCACGTTCCAGGAGGGTCTGGAAGCGAATCTGGAGGCTCACCTCGGGCATAGAGACCACACGGAGATCAGAGAGCTCCAGAAATCGTACTCGTCGACGTTCGACGCGAAGTCTCTGCCGGTCGGGGAGGGGATGATCAGATCGGAGGAGCTGAGCAAGCTGTACACCTGCTTCATCCAAAGGAGGGCCAGGTTCCTGGTGAGCACCCCACTCTACAGGAGCCTGGCGGAGAGCGACCGACTGAAGCTCCTGCACGTGGCGGTGGCCATGAGCACCTACTTCACCGGGGCGCACCTCATCGACATCAAGGACTACACGTGGAAGAACCGCAACGGCAGCGACGAGAAGACCTACCCGGTCATGTCGGCCAGCACGATCAGGCAGTTCCTCTCCCACGAACAGTTCGTGTACGTGATGCGCTTCTACACGACCTACTCCCCGGTCTTCTCCGACCAGACGGTGGCCATCCTGATGCAGGTGCTCTCCCTCTTCTACCCGGAGCCAGGGTTGGCGGACCCCAACGCAGCAGAGCAGGGCAGGCTCCACTACGTCACCCTCCTCTCTCGGTACCTGAGGGCCACCTACGGCCCCCAGGCAGGTCCTGAACGACTGAGGACGCTGATCAGCAGCCAGCAGGAAGCCCGCCAACTGGTAGATCTTCTCCAACACGTCGAACTGACGCCCCAGGTGCCAAGACACGACGGGGTAGACGCGCAGAGGATTCTGATGGAAGGGATTCGACTGGTGTGCGACAGGGCGAGAGAAAGCTTGGTAAACGGGTTGAGAGAGAGACACGAAGGTCTTCTAAGCAACGGTCCAACCTCTTACGACAGGAGGACCCGCAAAACCAGCGACCCGGTCAACACGTCATCGGTGCAAGATGCTGAGCGTCTGGATTTCATCGAGAAGACTTTCACCCGTCTGGCCAACTGTGAAGATCCCTACATACTGGCTGAGGCGCGTCGAATCCTCCCGGCTGACCTCATTCGCAGGTTCTTCCAGCAGCTACAGTGTACATCGGCCCCTCGTACGTAA